The Leguminivora glycinivorella isolate SPB_JAAS2020 chromosome 4, LegGlyc_1.1, whole genome shotgun sequence genome segment aaaacacgtgtttccgagctagtgaggggaaaaaactatatataaataaataaataataaataaataaatgtggaCGACCGCTTTACATAAAATTACAAACAGCGACTACTTTCCTCCctatattacaaaacaaaatcTACACAATTTGTTATAGGATATACATACAGGTactcataaaaataattaaaaaaaaaaaaacaaaacaaaaggcAATTGTAGTTCTGACTTCTTATTCAAAcattaaattaggtacctacttagataCTTCGGCTATAGTCTTAATTAAACTGGTTTATAACGAAGGGAAGTATGTTATTTACGAAGATATTTACCAATAGTAActcattttttttaacagaaTAACCAGTTATTTAGGATTTAGGGGTATAAATATGTAAGCGAAACTCATATTTCATGCATTATTCATAATTCTAAGCAACCTGTCTTGTTTTtgtaagaaaaaataatttttttgggTACCTACCTTAGGGTTAGTTACCTTTGTCTTAAAAGCATTGCAAGTTCATTTCATACATCTACGTATAATTACTTGACTTATATTACCAggacatttttaaaaattactttCTCTTAGGTCGTCGTCATCAACAGAATGCCTCCGATTTCTAGGCCGTAGTGGCCTCTCCACTTCCGCCTCTACTTCTACAGTGACGCTGTCTTCTGTGTCACCGTCGGCGCCGTCTCCGATGTATTCCGACATACGTCGCCGCCGAGCTCCTGGCGAATGTTCTAGCTCAGTTATTTCATGACTGCCATACCTAGCTGGTCGCCTTCTACGACTTCGTCTGCGACTGCTGTCAGGCGTCTCACTACGATCCAAATCATTCAGAATTGTCACATCTCCATTTCTTTCCGTCTCTTCAAGCAAGTCTCCACTGGACTTTGTTTTTCTCCGCCCTTTCTTCCTTTTAGTTTTCTCAGTTCCAACTTCGCACAGAGAACGACAGGATGCGTTCAATTTCGGCATTGAGAGAGCTTCGTCGTAAGATGGTGGTGCGACCAAATCTCGAGGGTCCGGGGCATTGCAGAGTGCTTCCTGCTCCGCTCTCATCCGCAGCTGTCTTAACCTATCTCTCGCTTCTTCCACTTGCCTTTCACGCTCTGCTTGTATTGACGCCATACGGCGTTTCATAGATCGTTTGATGGTATTAACTAAGATAAGACACAAGGCCAAACCTattatcataataataataaaccagATGACGCTATCCGGGCTAGACCTGCTTTCAGTGGGATTCCATGTGTAGTAGCATGCTTCTAACCAAGTTCGTCCAACAACATTGGAAGGACTGttgcaaattaaattataagatTCCTCTTTTTTATTAGGTTCTAAGGTCACAAACTCGAAAAAATCATACATGTTATCATCAGTGCAATCACAACGCCACATATTGTCACTAAGATCCAACCGCTCTAAATACGGATTTGATTGGAAATGTTCCCTGCTCCAAATAACAGTGAATCTATTTCCAATAACACCTAATCCCGTCAACCTTGGTAACATAAAAAATGTGTAGTTACTTATGGCACTAATTCTATTGtagttcaaatttaaatattggAGTGTGTTTGATGAAATACTGTCAGGGATATGTGACAATAAGTTGTGAGAGAGATTTATATCGACTAATGATTGTAATCCTTCAAACGAGTCCTTTCCTATGGTTGTGATTTCGCATTGACTCATGTCCACCGTGTTCACGGATAAAGATCTCAAATGTCCAACTCTTGTCAAATAATTTCTCGAAAGATTAATGTATGTCAGTGACGGCATGTCTAATAAACTGTCTTCAGGTACATTAGCAATTTCATTCCACGATAAgtctaaatattttaatatgctGAGCCCTTTGAAGGTGTCCGACCTTAGAGAACCAATGTTATTATACGACAAGTCCAAATGTTCCAGCTTACTATTATTTATGAATTCATTACTTCGTAAGTACCTAATCATATTGTGATTGATTAACACTTTTCTTAAATTTGGGAACCCTTGTAAGCTGGGCTGCATAATGTTACAATATGAAATGTCTAGGTATTTAATGGAATCTGAAAACAAATGTGTACTTGCTGTTGATAAATCTAACCTGAAGTTTCGTGACAATCTCAAATATATTAAAGATGGTAAGTATAGGAGATCATTCTGACCAATCGTAGTGAGGAGGCAATTGCTCAAGTAAAGACTTTTCAAAGTAGTTGATACGATGCCTTGAATTCTCAACAACGGATTGTTGTTCAATTTGAGCACTCTTAGGTTATCAAGCCCACCTAATGGGGATCTGCCGTGTATGGATTCGATTTCGCAATCGTTCAAGATTAATGTTTCCAACGAAGAACTTATCAACAATTCTTGATTTGCCAAATTTCCAAGTGTCCTAAATTTGTTACGCGATAAATCCAACGTTTTCAAGTGCACGGCCTGTTTGATGAAGTAATTTGGGTTCAAGTGAAACCATTCTTCGAATTCATTGCTGGATAAGTTTAGTGATTCTAATTTGGTAAGATTTTGGAACGCATTTTCTGGCAACTCTTTCAGCAGATTCGAACTGATATCCAGGGTGACCAAGTTATAGAATCTGCTTAAGTTTGATGGAAAGATTGATATttcattatttgaaatattcaGCTTCTGTACCTGAAAGTAAACATAAACTGGTTAGTTACAAAATAAGACGAACTGTCCACATATGTATACATTTAATCAAGATGTTGTTTACCATATCACCAGATCCTTCCGGTATATCAGTGAGTCCTCTTCTTGAACAGTCGACATTAGTTCTATCATCATTGCATGTGCAGGAAAAACACAATTCATTAGAATTTATGCCATCGAAATCCAAAAATGTAGTCGAACTTCGTGTCAGCAAAGGTAGCACAAGACATGCTGTCACAAGTACGAGTTGATGATTCATAGTGTTACATTCCTATCTGAAATTAAACGGAaatgatattaatttaattagtaattatataaCTGGGTAGGCAGTACTAAGTCTACTATAAATGTCGATCTATGAACACCTGCGTGGTATATTTTTATCAATCAATTTTCTGGTCACGTAAAGTTGGCCAAAACTGTTCACTTTAATTTGTGACCGGGTTCAACTACCACAGAGTATCAACATAGGTATCAGCAgccacaaaaaaagaaaataaatagcaAGAATATACACAACAATATTATCTATGTTATCAGCTATTGATATAAGCGAGTTTGTAGGATAAGTTGGTAAATTTGGGTCGTGCCTACATACCCGTTATCAGAGCCGTGAACCAACTCTTGAGCATATTGATTGCATAATTTACAAGAGCCCATGTACTTATACTCATCACAGGTCGAAGGCTTTGCAGTGCTTTCTGTAAAAATGTTTAAGTATTTTTAGTTCcggatgtattttttttatttaatatttaatttaattttcaactTTTGATCCTAATTTAATTCATCTTTCGTAAGTTcatcatataaaaaaaaacttgacttGTGTAGAAAGTCGGCTCAGCTAAATTCTGCATGCCATTTCTCCGAATATATGACAATAGAATGACACTTTTTTGACTTTGTCCTACTTATggctacttgcaccaacgaatatggagggttttacccaccattttatatggaatttgacagatgacagcccactaaccccgagttaagaggcaagtgggccttaaagtggcacaaagttagcttagacgaATTGTATGTTCATTCAACGGTGTGAATATTGGTACTATTGAAATTTAAATGAATAGACCAAAAACATCATTATTTTTCGTACCTCGTAATCTACAGTAATTTATGAATTAGACGTCAAACAACTAAGCTTATCTTTAACGAAGTTTCAAGAGGTTTTCCTtaga includes the following:
- the LOC125225454 gene encoding insulin-like growth factor-binding protein complex acid labile subunit is translated as MNHQLVLVTACLVLPLLTRSSTTFLDFDGINSNELCFSCTCNDDRTNVDCSRRGLTDIPEGSGDMVQKLNISNNEISIFPSNLSRFYNLVTLDISSNLLKELPENAFQNLTKLESLNLSSNEFEEWFHLNPNYFIKQAVHLKTLDLSRNKFRTLGNLANQELLISSSLETLILNDCEIESIHGRSPLGGLDNLRVLKLNNNPLLRIQGIVSTTLKSLYLSNCLLTTIGQNDLLYLPSLIYLRLSRNFRLDLSTASTHLFSDSIKYLDISYCNIMQPSLQGFPNLRKVLINHNMIRYLRSNEFINNSKLEHLDLSYNNIGSLRSDTFKGLSILKYLDLSWNEIANVPEDSLLDMPSLTYINLSRNYLTRVGHLRSLSVNTVDMSQCEITTIGKDSFEGLQSLVDINLSHNLLSHIPDSISSNTLQYLNLNYNRISAISNYTFFMLPRLTGLGVIGNRFTVIWSREHFQSNPYLERLDLSDNMWRCDCTDDNMYDFFEFVTLEPNKKEESYNLICNSPSNVVGRTWLEACYYTWNPTESRSSPDSVIWFIIIMIIGLALCLILVNTIKRSMKRRMASIQAERERQVEEARDRLRQLRMRAEQEALCNAPDPRDLVAPPSYDEALSMPKLNASCRSLCEVGTEKTKRKKGRRKTKSSGDLLEETERNGDVTILNDLDRSETPDSSRRRSRRRRPARYGSHEITELEHSPGARRRRMSEYIGDGADGDTEDSVTVEVEAEVERPLRPRNRRHSVDDDDLRESNF